A genomic window from Synechococcus sp. WH 8016 includes:
- a CDS encoding biotin--[acetyl-CoA-carboxylase] ligase, producing MVAAAVLNHQLRAGGGLLHRLRRHQAAAWRLQCKPVCASTELELNHWLQAVPWRGEWPRAVLADHQTRGQGQRGRRWEAARGGVWISAALPWDASGGHADMLGLIVALALAERLEQEGLPVRIKWPNDLLIDSRKLAGLLPRLVFRGGRLRMVRIGIGLNVANPSPMGAVALRELLPHGRARRDFWTVEVLRALGRVQTLANRPEVVRLGIENRLWAHQVQDPQSGETWDIQGLASNGALQLCQGTRTASWTRWPDGTLDNLYNLAR from the coding sequence TTGGTGGCAGCAGCAGTGCTGAACCATCAGCTGCGTGCCGGAGGAGGATTACTCCATCGCCTTCGCAGACATCAAGCTGCGGCTTGGAGGCTCCAATGCAAACCAGTTTGTGCCAGCACCGAATTGGAGTTGAACCACTGGCTTCAAGCGGTGCCCTGGCGCGGAGAATGGCCTCGAGCTGTTCTGGCCGATCATCAAACCAGAGGGCAGGGGCAGCGCGGCCGGCGCTGGGAGGCAGCCCGTGGAGGGGTCTGGATCAGTGCCGCCCTTCCCTGGGATGCAAGCGGCGGCCATGCCGACATGCTCGGGCTGATCGTGGCGCTGGCCTTAGCTGAACGCCTGGAGCAAGAGGGGCTCCCGGTGCGAATCAAGTGGCCCAACGATCTCCTCATCGATTCGCGCAAACTGGCTGGATTGCTTCCTCGACTGGTGTTTCGTGGAGGCCGCTTGCGCATGGTGCGCATCGGCATCGGCTTGAATGTGGCCAATCCCAGTCCCATGGGGGCGGTTGCCCTGCGCGAGCTCCTGCCGCATGGTCGCGCACGACGCGATTTTTGGACGGTGGAGGTATTAAGAGCGTTGGGCCGCGTCCAGACCCTGGCAAACCGTCCAGAGGTTGTGCGCCTTGGCATCGAAAACCGCCTTTGGGCCCATCAGGTTCAGGATCCTCAGAGCGGGGAGACCTGGGACATTCAAGGATTGGCCTCGAATGGAGCACTGCAACTTTGCCAAGGAACCCGCACCGCCAGCTGGACCCGCTGGCCTGATGGCACCCTTGACAATCTCTACAATCTCGCAAGATAA
- a CDS encoding M23 family metallopeptidase, whose product MVLRWLTAPLLLTLPSAPQTPQALPVPQAPLLPPAELRVKPPQRFDRSLESLERNQIITPQERRTLERGAVAKPIDVPRFQQACRSGALSKRECATGVAFRGRSNRATFSQTKRRLAPIAVPVSALLAGAGHGFRLESVFSVSPRPLAIAGNGDQRLLFPIIGSAITTSEFGMRQHPVIGQWLMHAGKDLAAPEGTPVIAALSGTVMSSGLAGGYGIAVELEHTSPTRRTLYGHLSEIYVKSGQKVQQGEVIGRVGSTGLSTGPHLHFELRMKQGNGWVAKDPGELDLNPIAASGTDAVSLLVGQLMNSLERNKA is encoded by the coding sequence GTGGTTCTGCGCTGGCTTACTGCTCCCTTGCTGCTAACCCTGCCCTCTGCTCCTCAGACCCCTCAAGCCCTTCCAGTACCACAAGCGCCCCTCCTTCCTCCCGCTGAACTTCGCGTCAAGCCACCCCAACGCTTTGATCGCTCGCTGGAGTCCCTCGAACGCAACCAAATCATTACGCCCCAGGAGCGGCGAACCCTGGAGAGAGGGGCCGTCGCCAAGCCCATCGATGTGCCGCGCTTTCAGCAAGCCTGTCGTAGTGGCGCTCTGTCCAAGCGTGAATGCGCCACTGGCGTCGCCTTTCGCGGGCGTTCCAATCGCGCAACCTTCAGCCAAACGAAACGGCGCCTCGCGCCCATCGCCGTGCCGGTTTCTGCGCTTCTTGCAGGAGCCGGACATGGCTTTCGCTTGGAATCCGTCTTCTCCGTTTCGCCCAGACCTCTTGCAATCGCTGGCAATGGTGATCAGCGCCTGCTCTTTCCCATCATCGGCTCTGCCATCACCACAAGTGAATTCGGAATGCGCCAGCATCCCGTGATCGGCCAATGGTTGATGCATGCAGGAAAAGACCTGGCCGCCCCAGAAGGCACTCCTGTGATTGCGGCCCTCTCAGGCACGGTGATGAGTAGCGGACTCGCCGGGGGGTATGGCATTGCTGTGGAACTGGAGCACACGTCCCCCACACGACGCACGCTCTACGGGCATCTTTCAGAGATATATGTGAAATCCGGGCAAAAGGTCCAACAAGGTGAGGTGATTGGAAGGGTCGGAAGCACCGGCCTCAGCACAGGACCTCATCTTCATTTCGAACTGAGAATGAAACAAGGGAATGGCTGGGTAGCCAAAGATCCCGGCGAACTCGATCTCAACCCAATCGCAGCGTCTGGCACTGATGCTGTTTCCTTGCTCGTGGGGCAACTGATGAACAGTCTCGAAAGGAATAAAGCCTGA
- a CDS encoding response regulator transcription factor: protein MAQLPEPSDQTIRILLVDDEVRLTELLRLELDVEGYEVEVAADGATGLIKARSQPEPDLIVLDWNLPDFSGVDICQRIRSSGVTTPILMLTGHDDISDRVKALDAGVDDYLVKPFSIEELMARLRAMTRRAQGFSGSGQGRDAESTFLSVGGLTLNTQTRDVHRSGQRIQLSVKEYELLCFLMRGSGKVLERSEIMKGVWGDDFYGDDNLLDVYIRYLRQKVESKDLPVLIHTVRGVGFILRDESHSSDA, encoded by the coding sequence ATGGCCCAGTTGCCAGAACCCTCTGATCAAACGATTCGAATTCTGCTTGTGGATGACGAAGTCCGCTTGACGGAGTTGTTGCGATTGGAGTTGGACGTTGAAGGGTATGAGGTTGAGGTCGCAGCTGATGGTGCGACCGGATTGATCAAAGCCAGAAGTCAACCCGAGCCTGATCTCATTGTTCTGGATTGGAATCTTCCAGATTTTTCAGGCGTAGATATTTGCCAGCGAATTCGCAGCAGTGGAGTAACGACTCCAATCTTGATGTTGACGGGGCACGATGATATTTCTGATCGCGTTAAAGCCCTGGATGCTGGCGTTGATGACTATTTGGTAAAACCTTTTTCAATAGAAGAATTGATGGCTCGCTTGAGAGCGATGACGCGCAGAGCGCAAGGCTTTTCAGGATCCGGACAAGGCAGAGATGCCGAGTCCACATTCTTGTCTGTTGGAGGTTTGACGCTGAATACCCAGACAAGGGATGTGCATCGTTCTGGGCAAAGGATTCAGCTTTCGGTGAAAGAATATGAGTTGCTTTGTTTTCTGATGCGTGGTAGTGGAAAGGTGTTGGAAAGATCTGAAATTATGAAGGGTGTTTGGGGAGATGATTTTTATGGAGATGACAACTTACTAGACGTTTATATACGTTACTTAAGGCAAAAAGTAGAAAGCAAGGACCTTCCGGTTTTGATTCACACGGTCCGCGGTGTTGGATTCATTTTAAGAGACGAAAGCCATTCTTCAGACGCCTAA
- a CDS encoding ABC transporter ATP-binding protein: MADLLDEARPSVAQLRDVSKVYGSGETEVKALNGLDLDVLRGDYLAVMGASGSGKSTAMNVLGCLDRPTSGSYCLNGSAVERLDDDALADLRNKELGFVFQQFHLLPHATALENVMLPMIYAGLPSLEREKRARAALQQVGLGQRMENRPNQLSGGQQQRVAIARAIINKPALLLADEPTGALDSRTTNDVLNLFDELHAQGITIVLVTHEDDVAARAQTVIHFRDGKVERVAENRVNPGLQTPSPQ; encoded by the coding sequence TTGGCTGATCTCTTGGATGAAGCCCGTCCATCGGTGGCTCAGCTTCGAGATGTCAGCAAGGTCTATGGATCTGGAGAAACGGAGGTCAAAGCCCTCAATGGGCTTGATCTGGATGTGCTGCGGGGTGATTACTTGGCCGTGATGGGTGCGAGTGGATCGGGCAAGAGCACGGCGATGAATGTTCTGGGCTGCCTTGACCGACCCACCAGTGGCTCCTATTGCCTCAATGGCAGTGCTGTGGAGCGGCTTGATGACGATGCGTTGGCCGATCTGCGCAATAAGGAACTGGGTTTTGTCTTTCAGCAGTTCCATCTCCTCCCCCATGCGACAGCACTGGAGAATGTGATGCTGCCAATGATCTATGCCGGCCTCCCTTCATTGGAGCGGGAGAAAAGGGCTAGGGCAGCCCTGCAACAGGTTGGCCTTGGGCAAAGGATGGAGAATCGCCCCAACCAACTGTCGGGTGGTCAGCAGCAGCGGGTGGCTATCGCCAGAGCAATCATCAACAAGCCAGCGCTCCTCCTCGCTGATGAACCCACCGGGGCCTTGGATTCACGCACGACGAACGACGTTTTGAACTTGTTTGATGAGTTGCACGCTCAAGGCATCACGATCGTTCTCGTCACCCATGAAGACGATGTGGCAGCGCGTGCTCAGACCGTGATTCACTTTCGCGACGGTAAGGTCGAGCGCGTGGCAGAAAACCGCGTTAACCCAGGCCTTCAAACGCCTTCCCCTCAGTAA
- a CDS encoding NAD(P)H-quinone oxidoreductase subunit N, which produces MPELGALLLSTQAVAAPGELLNLALHAGTVGPEAAVLVAMIATLLVDLAGEKVSVRWVPPICYAGLGTALVLLALQWNQPLEPSFLGAFLSDHLAIAFRAVVALSTLLSLLISWRYAEQSGTPVGEYAAILLAATLGGMFLCGATDLVSVFVSLETLSVASYLLSGYMKRDARSSEAALKYLLVGSAAAAVFLYGASLLYGLSGSTSLEVIGTALVTSPTPLAALALVFVLATVAFKIAAVPFHQWTPDVYEGSPTPVVAFLSVGSKAAGFALALRLLVGCFGSFDTQWKLLFTVLAILSMTLGNVVALAQTSMKRMLAYSSIGQAGFVMIGLVCGTEDGFAAMVLYMATYLFMNLGAFACIILFSIRTGSDRISDYAGLYQKDPLITLGLSLCLLSLGGIPPMLGFFGKIYLFFAGWADHQYVLVVVGLVTSVISIYYYIGVIKMMVVKEPQEASDVVKAYPPINWSTIGLPPLRVALVLCVVVTAVGGILSNPLFEWASSTVAGTPLLQQAIANSSGASLG; this is translated from the coding sequence ATGCCCGAGTTGGGTGCTCTGCTTCTCTCCACCCAGGCCGTGGCAGCTCCTGGAGAGCTGCTCAATCTCGCTTTGCATGCCGGCACGGTGGGGCCTGAGGCCGCTGTTTTGGTGGCCATGATCGCCACGTTGTTGGTGGATCTAGCGGGGGAAAAAGTTTCAGTTCGCTGGGTTCCACCCATTTGCTACGCGGGGTTGGGGACGGCTTTGGTTCTGCTGGCCCTGCAGTGGAATCAACCCCTTGAACCTTCGTTTTTAGGGGCGTTTCTTTCCGACCACCTCGCGATTGCGTTCCGGGCTGTTGTTGCCCTCTCCACCCTGCTGTCGCTTCTGATCAGCTGGCGATACGCCGAGCAAAGTGGCACGCCCGTTGGGGAATATGCCGCCATCCTGCTGGCCGCCACCTTGGGCGGAATGTTCCTTTGCGGTGCCACAGATCTGGTGAGCGTTTTCGTGTCTCTCGAGACGCTGTCCGTGGCCAGTTACCTGTTGTCCGGGTACATGAAGCGTGATGCGCGAAGTTCTGAAGCGGCGCTCAAATATCTCCTGGTGGGTTCAGCGGCGGCGGCTGTGTTCCTTTACGGAGCATCGCTGCTGTACGGCCTGAGTGGCTCAACCAGCTTGGAAGTGATCGGTACGGCTCTGGTGACCAGTCCCACCCCATTGGCCGCTCTTGCGCTGGTGTTTGTTCTCGCCACGGTGGCTTTCAAGATTGCAGCTGTTCCTTTCCACCAGTGGACGCCTGATGTTTACGAGGGATCACCCACCCCGGTTGTGGCCTTCTTGTCCGTGGGGTCGAAGGCTGCAGGTTTTGCGCTAGCCCTGCGACTTCTCGTTGGCTGTTTTGGAAGTTTCGACACGCAATGGAAACTCCTCTTCACGGTTTTGGCGATCCTCAGCATGACGCTGGGCAACGTGGTGGCCCTAGCCCAGACCTCCATGAAGAGGATGCTGGCGTACAGCTCGATTGGGCAAGCCGGATTCGTGATGATCGGTCTGGTGTGCGGCACGGAAGACGGCTTCGCCGCCATGGTGCTTTACATGGCCACCTATCTGTTCATGAACCTTGGAGCATTCGCTTGCATCATCCTGTTCTCGATCAGAACGGGAAGCGACCGAATTTCTGACTATGCCGGTCTGTACCAGAAAGATCCCTTAATCACGCTTGGCCTGAGTCTCTGCCTCCTTTCCCTTGGTGGCATTCCACCAATGCTTGGTTTCTTCGGGAAGATTTATTTGTTTTTTGCGGGCTGGGCGGACCACCAGTACGTCTTGGTTGTGGTCGGCCTCGTGACTTCGGTGATTTCGATCTACTACTACATCGGCGTCATCAAGATGATGGTGGTGAAGGAGCCTCAAGAGGCTTCAGACGTTGTGAAGGCCTATCCACCGATTAACTGGAGCACGATCGGACTTCCACCGTTGAGGGTGGCGCTCGTGCTCTGTGTCGTGGTGACAGCAGTGGGCGGAATCTTGTCCAATCCTCTGTTCGAATGGGCTAGCAGCACGGTGGCTGGCACCCCTTTGTTGCAGCAGGCGATTGCTAACTCCTCGGGAGCGTCCCTTGGCTGA
- the topA gene encoding type I DNA topoisomerase — MANTLVIVESPTKARTIRGFLPKGYRVEASMGHVRDLPNNASEIPAAQKGQKWANLGVNTEANFEPLYVVPKDKKKIVRELKDALKGVDELLLATDEDREGESISWHLLQLLSPKVPVKRMVFHEITKEAISRALDDTRELDMELVHAQETRRILDRLVGYTLSPLLWKKVAWGLSAGRVQSVAVRLLVQRERARRAFRSGSYWDLKAALEQQSLRFDAKLTHLGGTKVATGTDFDESTGGLKQGSKVRLLSEDDARSLSLALKSSDWTVSSVEEKPTVRRPVPPFTTSTLQQESNRKLRLSARETMRCAQGLYERGFITYMRTDSVHLSDQAITAARSCVESRYGKEYLSKGPRQFSTKSRNAQEAHEAIRPSGESFRAPSETGLEGRDLSLYELIWKRTVASQMAEARLTMLAVDLTVGEAVFRSSGKRIDFPGFFRAYVEGSDDPDAALEGQEVLLPALNVGDSPKVHDVEALGHQTQPPARFSEASLVKMLEKEGIGRPSTYASIIGTIVDRGYSSLNNNSLTPSFTAFAVTALLEEHFPDLVDTGFTARMETTLDEISTGKVQWLPYLDGFFKGDEGLESLVQKREGDIDPGASRTIDLEGLPCVVRIGRYGAYLESKRVGDDGEEELIKANLPQDVTPGELDHEQAELILKHKADGPEALGEDPETGDLVYLLFGQYGPYVQKGQVSDENPKPKRASLPKGVKPEDLKLDDALGLLRLPRLLGEHPESGKVQAGLGRFGPYVVWDKGKGEKDYRSLKGEDDVLAVGLSRALELLAMPKRGRGGRTALKDLGKPEGSEETVQVFDGPYGLYVKQGKVNASLPEGKGADDITLKEAIELLDAKAATKKTSRRKTSTAKTTTKAKSTAKAKTAKPAARKAPATTKTGRLRASAVRVIRPGDA, encoded by the coding sequence GTGGCGAACACCCTGGTCATCGTTGAAAGCCCCACAAAGGCGCGCACCATCCGTGGATTCCTCCCCAAGGGCTATCGGGTGGAAGCTTCGATGGGCCATGTGCGGGATCTGCCGAACAACGCAAGTGAGATCCCCGCAGCTCAAAAAGGTCAGAAGTGGGCCAACCTCGGAGTCAACACAGAGGCGAACTTTGAACCTCTTTATGTGGTCCCGAAGGACAAGAAAAAAATTGTGCGCGAGCTCAAAGACGCCCTGAAGGGCGTTGATGAACTGCTGCTGGCAACGGACGAAGATCGCGAAGGTGAAAGCATCAGTTGGCACCTGCTCCAGCTGTTGTCACCCAAGGTCCCCGTGAAACGAATGGTGTTTCACGAGATCACGAAAGAAGCGATTTCCAGGGCACTCGATGACACCCGTGAGCTCGATATGGAGCTGGTGCATGCCCAAGAAACCAGAAGAATTCTCGACCGATTGGTGGGGTACACCCTCTCGCCCCTGTTGTGGAAGAAAGTTGCTTGGGGGCTTTCGGCCGGACGTGTTCAATCCGTCGCTGTCCGACTGCTCGTGCAGCGAGAGCGAGCAAGACGCGCCTTTCGCAGTGGCAGCTACTGGGATCTGAAAGCTGCGCTCGAGCAGCAGAGCCTCCGCTTTGATGCCAAGCTCACCCACCTCGGCGGGACGAAAGTCGCCACCGGCACTGACTTTGATGAAAGCACCGGCGGCCTCAAACAGGGCAGCAAGGTGCGCCTCCTGAGCGAAGACGACGCTCGCTCCCTGTCGCTTGCCCTGAAATCGTCGGACTGGACCGTCTCCTCGGTCGAGGAAAAGCCCACGGTGCGCAGGCCCGTTCCGCCGTTCACAACCAGCACCCTGCAGCAGGAATCGAATCGCAAATTGCGTCTCTCCGCGCGAGAGACGATGCGCTGCGCTCAGGGCCTCTACGAACGCGGTTTCATCACCTACATGCGCACCGATTCGGTGCATCTCTCCGATCAAGCCATTACGGCGGCGCGCAGCTGTGTGGAATCGCGCTACGGCAAGGAGTATCTGAGCAAGGGGCCCAGGCAGTTCAGCACCAAGTCACGCAATGCCCAGGAAGCCCATGAGGCGATCCGACCTTCTGGTGAGAGCTTCCGCGCTCCGTCCGAAACAGGCCTCGAAGGGCGTGATCTGTCGTTGTATGAGCTGATTTGGAAGCGCACAGTCGCTAGCCAAATGGCCGAAGCCCGGCTCACCATGCTCGCGGTGGACCTCACCGTGGGAGAAGCCGTGTTCCGCTCCAGTGGAAAACGCATTGATTTCCCTGGCTTTTTCCGCGCCTACGTCGAGGGCAGCGACGATCCTGATGCGGCGTTGGAAGGCCAGGAAGTGTTGTTGCCGGCCCTGAACGTTGGGGACTCACCCAAGGTTCATGACGTCGAAGCGCTCGGACACCAAACCCAGCCGCCTGCTCGTTTCAGCGAGGCCTCCCTGGTGAAAATGCTGGAGAAAGAGGGGATCGGTCGTCCCTCCACCTACGCCAGCATCATCGGCACGATCGTGGATCGAGGCTATTCCTCGCTCAACAACAATTCGCTCACCCCAAGTTTCACAGCCTTTGCCGTAACCGCTCTGCTGGAAGAGCATTTTCCTGATCTGGTGGATACCGGGTTTACGGCCCGCATGGAAACCACGCTGGATGAAATCTCTACCGGGAAAGTGCAATGGCTGCCCTACTTGGATGGTTTTTTCAAAGGCGACGAAGGACTGGAGTCCTTGGTCCAAAAACGCGAGGGAGACATCGACCCGGGAGCATCACGCACGATCGACCTCGAAGGCTTGCCTTGCGTGGTCAGGATCGGGCGATACGGCGCTTATCTCGAATCCAAACGCGTTGGTGACGACGGAGAAGAGGAGCTGATCAAGGCGAACCTGCCTCAGGACGTGACCCCAGGAGAACTCGATCACGAACAAGCAGAGCTGATCCTGAAGCACAAAGCCGATGGTCCAGAAGCACTTGGCGAGGATCCAGAAACGGGCGATCTGGTTTACCTGCTCTTCGGCCAATACGGGCCTTACGTGCAGAAAGGTCAGGTCAGCGATGAGAATCCCAAGCCGAAACGGGCCTCCTTGCCGAAAGGGGTGAAGCCCGAAGATCTGAAGCTGGATGATGCGCTCGGACTCCTGCGCTTGCCCCGTCTCCTGGGCGAACATCCAGAGAGCGGGAAGGTTCAGGCTGGCTTGGGTCGCTTTGGCCCCTACGTGGTTTGGGACAAGGGGAAAGGCGAAAAGGACTATCGCTCCCTCAAGGGCGAAGACGACGTGCTCGCCGTTGGGCTGAGCCGAGCCCTGGAACTGCTCGCCATGCCAAAACGTGGACGCGGGGGAAGGACGGCGCTCAAGGATCTTGGAAAACCGGAGGGAAGCGAAGAGACCGTGCAGGTCTTTGATGGCCCCTACGGCCTTTACGTGAAGCAGGGAAAAGTGAATGCGTCATTGCCGGAAGGCAAAGGCGCCGACGACATCACCTTGAAAGAGGCCATCGAACTCCTCGACGCCAAAGCCGCTACCAAAAAAACGTCACGACGCAAAACGTCAACGGCCAAAACCACCACCAAGGCCAAAAGCACCGCCAAGGCCAAGACCGCCAAACCTGCTGCCCGTAAAGCGCCGGCGACGACCAAAACCGGGCGTCTTCGCGCCAGTGCCGTGCGCGTCATCCGTCCTGGTGACGCTTAA
- a CDS encoding DUF2232 domain-containing protein produces the protein MEPQLSRRQALRMMEASYLAAAAALIWLALYYLPIGGALFRLALPLPLALLLVRRGSRAGLEGVVVAILLLVVLMGPLRGPLMLFPYGMLSLWLGWCWQRKVSWWISWGLGVVIGAAGFLVRVVALSLMVGENLWVVITRAGAGLLDRVLELLQLPLAPDLLLVQAMAITLVVVQQLVYVLALHALAYWIFPRLQAPIPEPPPLLHGLVALDPL, from the coding sequence ATGGAACCGCAACTCAGCCGTCGACAGGCTCTACGCATGATGGAGGCCTCTTACCTCGCGGCGGCGGCAGCCTTGATTTGGCTGGCTCTGTATTACCTGCCGATCGGTGGAGCCCTGTTCCGTCTTGCCCTCCCTCTGCCCCTGGCGCTGCTGCTCGTGCGTCGGGGCAGTCGAGCTGGGCTTGAGGGCGTCGTTGTCGCGATTCTGCTCTTGGTGGTGCTGATGGGTCCTCTGCGTGGGCCCCTGATGCTGTTTCCCTACGGAATGCTGTCGCTCTGGCTCGGGTGGTGCTGGCAGAGAAAGGTGAGCTGGTGGATCAGCTGGGGGCTTGGTGTCGTCATTGGAGCTGCTGGATTTCTCGTGAGGGTGGTCGCGCTGTCCCTGATGGTGGGCGAGAACCTTTGGGTGGTGATCACCAGAGCCGGAGCCGGACTGCTCGATCGTGTCCTCGAGTTGCTGCAGCTGCCCCTCGCCCCTGATCTGCTGTTGGTGCAAGCCATGGCCATCACGCTCGTTGTGGTGCAGCAACTGGTTTATGTGCTGGCTCTCCACGCTTTGGCCTACTGGATCTTTCCCCGTCTCCAAGCTCCGATTCCTGAACCTCCTCCCCTGCTCCATGGCCTGGTCGCCCTCGACCCTCTTTGA
- a CDS encoding nicotinate-nucleotide--dimethylbenzimidazole phosphoribosyltransferase produces MAWSPSTLFEHPAGCTRLSGPASEFWSGAIHRFWSDPESGPDLLLLLSSTLTAEVEGISAAGATSESRRYTAIADAELLLYGPSHRPRWPLPPLPAGVSPALISWVAAEAVKIQPWVGSIGLSKMPPFAHLRFESPELGPAECISSGHAMTPQRVLQLINQGQRFGERLRHPLVLAECVPGGTTTALAVLCGLGVPAHDLISGSAIHPPMALKRDLVRQGLQSAQFSATPSAQELLAAVGDPFQAFATGLLIGSLKSRQPLLLAGGSQMAAVMALALNMVSTKQRRLLSKQVLIGTTAWLAGEVLTPSGSKRASLVELLALLENHFDVSICALASGLRFQGSRHLALRDYELGHVKEGVGAGGLALLAQLRGLSLERISQACDNAMDQLLESKRKQQESPRDPAP; encoded by the coding sequence ATGGCCTGGTCGCCCTCGACCCTCTTTGAGCACCCGGCGGGATGCACCCGCCTTTCCGGTCCAGCATCCGAGTTTTGGTCGGGTGCTATCCACCGCTTTTGGTCTGATCCTGAATCCGGTCCCGATCTTTTACTCCTGCTGTCCTCCACGTTGACCGCAGAGGTGGAGGGCATCTCTGCCGCGGGTGCCACCTCGGAATCACGCCGCTACACCGCGATTGCTGACGCTGAGTTGCTGCTTTATGGGCCCTCACATCGGCCTCGCTGGCCATTGCCTCCCCTTCCCGCCGGCGTCTCACCAGCGTTGATCAGTTGGGTGGCTGCGGAGGCGGTCAAGATTCAGCCCTGGGTGGGTTCGATCGGACTGTCCAAGATGCCTCCCTTCGCGCATCTGCGCTTTGAGAGTCCTGAGCTTGGTCCAGCCGAATGCATCAGCAGCGGGCACGCCATGACACCTCAGAGAGTTCTGCAGCTGATCAACCAAGGCCAACGGTTCGGTGAACGTTTGCGCCACCCGCTCGTGCTTGCTGAATGTGTCCCCGGAGGGACCACCACAGCGTTAGCTGTGCTTTGCGGTCTTGGCGTTCCCGCCCATGACCTGATAAGCGGGAGTGCCATCCATCCACCAATGGCCTTAAAACGAGACCTGGTGCGTCAGGGGCTGCAATCGGCACAGTTCAGCGCCACGCCTTCCGCTCAGGAGCTCTTAGCTGCCGTAGGAGATCCTTTTCAGGCCTTTGCGACCGGGTTACTGATCGGATCGCTCAAGAGCCGTCAACCCCTCCTCTTGGCTGGGGGCAGTCAGATGGCGGCCGTGATGGCACTCGCCCTCAACATGGTGTCGACCAAACAGCGCCGCTTGCTTTCCAAGCAAGTGCTGATTGGCACAACGGCCTGGTTGGCTGGGGAAGTGCTCACGCCCAGCGGGAGCAAACGCGCATCCCTGGTCGAGCTGCTGGCATTACTGGAAAATCATTTCGATGTTTCCATCTGTGCGTTGGCGAGTGGCCTGCGCTTTCAGGGGAGTCGACACCTCGCGCTGCGTGATTACGAGCTCGGACACGTGAAAGAGGGCGTGGGTGCCGGAGGTCTCGCCTTGCTTGCGCAGCTGCGTGGACTGTCCTTGGAGCGCATCAGCCAGGCGTGCGACAACGCCATGGATCAATTGCTCGAATCCAAGCGCAAACAGCAGGAATCGCCAAGGGATCCCGCCCCGTAA
- a CDS encoding ABC transporter substrate-binding protein: MIGPSAQPVSFRRRQLLQTGLIAGLSWLTGCARSNDSPLLRAPKKSLPALWQKQLKAPWRIAELEAINSSDPPWLSSTDLLTIGDGWLSRLDPGSFQAIDAAPLQAQLGPASERFLSELPSDWKGKIFPVGVSPWVMLFRGEPALKGQAANSWDVLLQPELKGNVLLPSSPRLVMSLAEHMQGPDALRSLKQAAISFDDRHALNWLLQGDAQVAVLPLQRCMAALLRDQRLHAVLPAQGAPLNWTVMLRPRSSKEPLPQDWVKKAWEEPLLSRMLSAGWVPPLARSQLSTAMSRVPKRLRSLVLPSEEIWQRCWNLAPLDPSEQEALKAKWQALPP, from the coding sequence ATGATCGGCCCATCTGCTCAGCCCGTTTCCTTTCGCCGGCGACAGCTGCTTCAGACCGGCTTGATTGCCGGACTCTCCTGGCTCACAGGCTGTGCGCGGTCGAATGATTCGCCCCTCTTGCGGGCCCCGAAGAAGAGCCTGCCTGCCCTGTGGCAAAAGCAACTCAAGGCGCCCTGGCGCATTGCAGAGCTGGAAGCGATCAACAGCTCCGACCCCCCGTGGCTGTCGTCCACCGATCTGCTCACCATTGGGGATGGTTGGTTATCGCGTCTAGATCCTGGATCGTTTCAAGCCATTGATGCCGCCCCTCTTCAAGCGCAATTAGGTCCGGCATCAGAGCGGTTTCTGTCTGAATTACCGAGCGACTGGAAAGGCAAAATTTTTCCCGTGGGCGTCAGCCCCTGGGTGATGCTGTTTCGAGGAGAGCCAGCCCTCAAAGGCCAAGCAGCCAACAGCTGGGATGTTCTGCTCCAGCCTGAACTGAAAGGCAACGTTCTGTTGCCGTCGAGCCCGCGGCTGGTGATGTCGCTGGCAGAGCACATGCAGGGCCCTGATGCGCTGCGAAGCCTCAAACAGGCAGCGATCAGTTTTGATGATCGCCATGCCCTCAACTGGTTGCTGCAAGGCGATGCACAAGTGGCCGTGCTGCCTCTCCAACGCTGCATGGCAGCACTGCTTCGGGATCAAAGGCTGCATGCAGTGCTGCCTGCGCAGGGTGCGCCCCTGAACTGGACCGTGATGCTGCGCCCTCGTTCAAGCAAAGAGCCCCTCCCTCAGGACTGGGTCAAGAAGGCCTGGGAAGAGCCACTGCTGAGTCGGATGCTCTCGGCAGGCTGGGTTCCTCCCCTGGCTCGTTCCCAACTCAGCACTGCCATGTCACGGGTGCCAAAACGGCTTCGCTCCCTGGTTCTTCCCTCCGAGGAGATCTGGCAACGCTGCTGGAATCTTGCCCCTCTGGATCCGTCAGAGCAGGAGGCGTTGAAAGCCAAGTGGCAGGCCTTACCCCCATAG